The following are from one region of the Dehalococcoidia bacterium genome:
- the ribD gene encoding bifunctional diaminohydroxyphosphoribosylaminopyrimidine deaminase/5-amino-6-(5-phosphoribosylamino)uracil reductase RibD translates to MTERADELMGEALRLARRARGRSSPNPPVGAVVVRDGTIVGRGWTQPAGSAHAEVIALREAGERARGATLFVTLEPCCHHGRTPPCTDAIVAAGIAAVEASILDPNPRVSGQGVATLRAAGVEVRLGRRAAEAREEIRGFRVWIRTGRPFVAAKFAASLDGKIAARPGRHEWISSEASRAHAHNVRAMLDAIVIGIGTALADDPQLTARPGGRFPDDGHQPLRVVVDSHLRLPPTAALLRQPGATVVAHRADAPPERAAALRAAGAELLALPDWQGKVDLRALIDELGRRGMLEVLLEGGGALLGSAYELGLVDFQYAYLAPVILGGVDAVPAVGGRGVESVGAGWRLVNPTVERLGSDILVSGWIAGRETADV, encoded by the coding sequence ATGACTGAGCGAGCAGACGAGCTGATGGGAGAGGCGCTCCGGCTCGCTCGGCGCGCTCGCGGTCGCAGCAGTCCCAACCCGCCAGTCGGCGCCGTCGTTGTCCGCGACGGGACGATCGTAGGGCGCGGCTGGACCCAGCCTGCCGGCTCAGCTCACGCTGAGGTTATTGCTCTTCGCGAGGCGGGGGAACGCGCTCGGGGGGCCACCCTCTTTGTCACGCTCGAACCGTGCTGTCATCACGGGCGCACGCCTCCCTGCACCGACGCGATCGTGGCGGCGGGGATCGCCGCGGTCGAAGCGAGCATCCTCGATCCGAACCCGCGGGTTTCCGGCCAGGGAGTGGCGACCCTGCGCGCGGCCGGGGTCGAGGTGCGGCTCGGTCGGCGCGCCGCCGAGGCGCGCGAGGAGATCCGCGGGTTTCGCGTCTGGATCCGCACAGGCCGTCCTTTCGTCGCGGCGAAGTTCGCGGCCAGCCTCGACGGCAAGATCGCTGCTCGTCCCGGTCGACACGAGTGGATTAGCAGCGAAGCGTCCCGCGCCCATGCGCACAACGTGCGCGCCATGCTCGATGCGATCGTCATCGGCATCGGCACCGCCCTTGCCGACGACCCGCAGCTGACCGCGCGGCCCGGCGGTCGCTTTCCCGACGATGGGCATCAGCCGCTGCGCGTCGTTGTCGACAGTCACCTGCGCCTTCCTCCCACGGCTGCCCTGCTGCGGCAGCCCGGCGCGACGGTCGTTGCCCACCGTGCCGATGCTCCCCCGGAGCGGGCCGCGGCCTTGCGTGCAGCGGGCGCCGAACTGCTGGCGCTTCCCGACTGGCAGGGCAAAGTCGATCTCCGCGCCCTCATCGACGAACTGGGACGGCGGGGGATGCTGGAAGTGCTTCTCGAAGGGGGCGGCGCCCTGCTTGGTTCGGCCTACGAACTCGGTCTCGTCGATTTCCAGTATGCCTATCTCGCGCCCGTCATTCTCGGCGGGGTTGATGCTGTACCGGCGGTTGGCGGACGCGGCGTGGAAAGCGTCGGAGCGGGGTGGCGGCTCGTCAACCCGACAGTCGAGCGGCTTGGGAGTGATATCCTAGTGTCAGGCTGGATCGCCGGGCGGGAGACTGCCGATGTTTAG
- a CDS encoding riboflavin synthase, with protein MFSGIVEELGTVRARTEDSLVIRASTVLEDMRVGDSIAVNGACLTVVAFGADWFRVEVVPETWGRTNLGDCSVGDPVNLERSLRADGRIGGHFVQGHVDGTAALEALTPRGNEVVARFGVAPAISRYIVNKGFIALDGVSLTVVETGADWFTIALIPHTRAVTTLGVRRPGDRVNVEVDIVGKYVERFVAERIGSLPSAAGV; from the coding sequence ATGTTTAGCGGGATCGTCGAAGAGCTTGGTACCGTCAGGGCGCGGACGGAGGATTCCCTCGTCATCCGTGCCAGCACAGTCCTCGAGGACATGCGGGTCGGCGACAGTATTGCCGTCAACGGCGCTTGTCTCACTGTCGTCGCCTTCGGCGCGGACTGGTTTCGTGTCGAGGTCGTGCCGGAAACCTGGGGACGAACCAACCTCGGCGACTGCTCGGTTGGCGACCCGGTCAACCTTGAGCGGTCGCTGCGCGCCGATGGCCGGATCGGCGGACACTTCGTCCAAGGCCATGTCGATGGCACTGCCGCGCTTGAAGCGCTGACCCCCCGCGGGAACGAGGTAGTAGCGCGTTTCGGTGTGGCGCCCGCCATTTCGCGCTATATTGTCAATAAAGGGTTTATCGCCTTAGATGGCGTGTCGCTTACGGTCGTTGAAACAGGCGCCGACTGGTTTACAATCGCGCTCATCCCGCACACGCGGGCAGTCACGACGCTCGGCGTTCGTCGGCCCGGCGACCGGGTGAATGTCGAGGTTGATATCGTCGGCAAGTACGTCGAGCGGTTCGTTGCAGAGCGCATCGGCAGCTTGCCGTCTGCGGCCGGTGTCTAG
- the infC gene encoding translation initiation factor IF-3, whose amino-acid sequence MNRELRINERIRAREVRLIGENGEQLGIYPLLQALQYARDRGLDLVEVAPTAVPPVCRLMEYTKWKFEQSKKEREARKHQKQVLVKEIRFRPKISEHDVDFKVKQILRFLSEGDKVKVNVLFRGREAAHPQIAKQLLDSVLAKVKPYAAVEKPPVFEGRSMSMTLAPTSQAAQAVAPRVPARDPREPAKS is encoded by the coding sequence ATTAATCGAGAACTGCGAATCAATGAGCGGATACGTGCTCGCGAGGTCCGGCTCATTGGCGAAAACGGCGAACAGCTCGGGATCTACCCGCTGCTGCAGGCCCTCCAGTATGCTCGAGATCGCGGCCTCGACCTCGTCGAGGTCGCTCCGACAGCGGTTCCCCCCGTCTGTCGGTTGATGGAATACACGAAGTGGAAGTTCGAGCAGTCGAAGAAAGAGCGGGAGGCCCGGAAACATCAGAAGCAGGTCCTCGTCAAAGAGATTCGTTTCCGGCCGAAAATCAGCGAGCATGATGTCGATTTCAAGGTGAAGCAGATCCTGCGGTTCCTCAGCGAAGGGGACAAGGTCAAAGTGAATGTGCTGTTCCGCGGGCGTGAAGCGGCGCATCCGCAGATCGCGAAGCAGCTTCTCGACAGTGTGCTGGCAAAAGTGAAGCCGTATGCGGCCGTCGAAAAGCCTCCCGTCTTTGAAGGGCGCTCGATGTCAATGACCTTGGCGCCAACTTCTCAAGCGGCACAAGCGGTCGCGCCGCGCGTTCCTGCCCGCGACCCCCGCGAACCGGCCAAGAGTTAA
- the rplT gene encoding 50S ribosomal protein L20, with translation MTRVKRGVTARRRHKKVISQTAGHRGGRHKLFRQANESLIHALAYAYRDRRARKRDFRRLWILRINAAARLHGLSYSQFIAALKRAQIAIDRKMLADLAVSDPSAFSAIVKTALASA, from the coding sequence ATGACCCGAGTGAAACGTGGCGTCACCGCTCGGCGGCGCCACAAGAAGGTCATCTCCCAGACCGCCGGCCATCGAGGCGGCCGCCATAAGCTCTTCCGCCAAGCAAATGAGTCGCTCATCCATGCTCTCGCCTATGCCTACCGCGACCGCCGAGCGCGGAAGCGCGATTTTCGCCGCTTGTGGATCCTGCGGATCAACGCGGCCGCGCGGCTTCATGGCCTCAGCTACAGCCAATTCATCGCCGCCCTGAAACGGGCCCAGATCGCGATCGATCGCAAGATGCTGGCGGACCTCGCCGTCTCTGACCCCTCGGCGTTCAGCGCTATCGTCAAGACTGCGCTCGCGTCAGCGTAG
- the ribH gene encoding 6,7-dimethyl-8-ribityllumazine synthase has protein sequence MGAVFSGGPDGAGLRIAIAVARYNELVTKALLAGAREGLERHGVNPDDIDIAWVPGSFELPLAADRLARTERYDAVICLGAVIRGETAHFDYVAGGAATGIGRVALDSGRPIIFGVLTVDTLDQALARAGGHVGNKGYEAALAAIEMVNVLRAIDAEAAR, from the coding sequence GTGGGCGCAGTCTTCTCTGGCGGTCCCGATGGCGCTGGCCTGCGGATCGCGATCGCGGTCGCGCGCTACAACGAGTTGGTGACGAAAGCGCTGCTCGCCGGGGCGCGCGAGGGCTTGGAACGTCACGGCGTCAACCCCGACGACATCGACATTGCGTGGGTGCCCGGCTCATTTGAGCTCCCCCTCGCTGCCGACCGGCTCGCGCGTACTGAGCGCTACGACGCGGTGATCTGTCTCGGCGCCGTCATCCGCGGCGAAACCGCCCATTTCGACTACGTGGCGGGCGGCGCCGCCACGGGCATCGGTCGGGTGGCGCTCGACAGCGGCCGGCCGATTATCTTCGGCGTGCTGACGGTCGACACGCTCGACCAAGCGCTCGCCCGCGCCGGCGGTCATGTCGGCAACAAAGGCTATGAGGCTGCGCTTGCCGCGATCGAGATGGTCAACGTGCTGCGGGCGATCGACGCCGAAGCGGCGCGTTAG
- a CDS encoding TerC family protein, whose product MDWIVNPDSWIALVTLTALEVVLGIDNIIFISILVSKLPPHQQATARRLGLGAALGMRIALLLSLSWVIGLTAPLFSVLSHPVSGRDLILIGGGLFLLAKATFEIHERLEGPGEHGRAAMAASFAGVIVQIMLLDIVFSLDSVITAVGMANEIAVMVAAVVIAVAIMLISADAVSRFVNRHPTVKMLALAFLLLIGMSLVAEGLHFHIPKGYIYFAIAFSVFVEILNLRAGRKRVEEPVHLRQPYLREVLPAGRADAPVSELPK is encoded by the coding sequence GTGGACTGGATCGTCAATCCGGACAGCTGGATCGCCCTCGTCACGCTGACGGCATTGGAAGTCGTTCTCGGCATCGACAACATCATCTTCATCTCTATTCTGGTCAGCAAGCTGCCGCCTCACCAGCAGGCGACCGCCCGACGGCTTGGCCTCGGGGCAGCCCTCGGCATGCGTATCGCGCTGTTGCTCTCGCTCTCGTGGGTCATAGGGCTGACCGCGCCGCTGTTCTCGGTGCTGAGCCATCCAGTCTCCGGCCGGGACCTGATCCTGATCGGCGGGGGGCTCTTTCTGCTCGCGAAGGCGACATTCGAAATTCATGAACGGCTCGAAGGCCCTGGTGAACATGGGCGCGCTGCGATGGCCGCCTCATTCGCCGGCGTGATCGTCCAGATCATGCTGCTCGATATCGTCTTCTCCCTCGACTCCGTAATCACGGCGGTCGGGATGGCGAACGAGATCGCCGTTATGGTCGCCGCAGTCGTCATCGCGGTGGCGATCATGCTCATTTCGGCTGATGCGGTCAGCCGCTTTGTCAATCGGCATCCTACCGTGAAGATGCTGGCGCTCGCCTTTCTCCTGCTGATAGGGATGAGCCTCGTTGCCGAAGGGCTGCACTTCCATATCCCGAAAGGCTATATCTACTTCGCAATCGCCTTCTCGGTGTTCGTCGAGATCCTCAATCTCCGCGCTGGACGCAAGCGCGTGGAGGAGCCGGTCCACCTGCGGCAGCCGTATCTTCGCGAGGTGCTGCCGGCAGGAAGGGCCGACGCGCCTGTCTCTGAGCTGCCGAAGTAG
- a CDS encoding bifunctional 3,4-dihydroxy-2-butanone-4-phosphate synthase/GTP cyclohydrolase II, translating into MPLATIQEAIEEYRRGKFVIIVDDEDRENEGDLCIAAQFCDKNAINFMATYGRGLICVPMKGERLDELKIPLMVTDNSSRFGTAFTVTVEAKRGVTTGISAADRATTIRTLIDPMTRPEDLARPGHVQPLRYAEGGVLRRAGQTEASIDLAILAGLYPAAVICEIMRDDGEMARMPDLELFAERHGLKIISVAQLIRYRRQYEKLVRRVADEVQMPTQYGTFRAITYESILDGEHHVALVKGDITTPEPVLVRVHSECLTGDVFGSLRCDCGEQWQLALRLIEAAGRGVAIYLRGQEGRGIGLHNKMQAYALQDRGLDTVEANLQLGFAPDLRDYGIGASILADLGVRDINLLTNNPRKVAGIEGFNLRIVDRTPLLVAANPYNERYLKTKKEKLQHIM; encoded by the coding sequence GTGCCGCTCGCAACGATTCAAGAGGCGATCGAAGAATACCGTCGCGGCAAGTTTGTCATCATCGTCGATGATGAGGACCGCGAGAACGAGGGCGATCTCTGCATCGCGGCCCAGTTTTGCGACAAAAACGCGATCAACTTCATGGCTACCTACGGCCGCGGACTGATCTGCGTGCCGATGAAGGGGGAACGGCTCGACGAACTGAAGATCCCGCTGATGGTCACCGACAACTCGTCTCGCTTTGGGACCGCCTTCACCGTGACCGTCGAGGCGAAGCGCGGCGTGACCACGGGCATTTCGGCCGCCGACCGCGCGACGACGATCCGCACCCTGATCGACCCGATGACCCGGCCGGAAGACCTCGCTCGGCCCGGCCATGTCCAGCCGCTGCGCTACGCCGAGGGCGGGGTGCTCCGGCGCGCCGGACAGACTGAGGCGTCGATCGACCTCGCCATCCTCGCTGGGCTGTATCCGGCGGCGGTCATCTGCGAGATCATGCGCGACGACGGCGAGATGGCGCGCATGCCCGATCTCGAACTGTTCGCCGAACGCCATGGGTTGAAGATCATCTCCGTCGCCCAGCTGATCCGCTACCGCCGCCAGTATGAGAAGCTCGTTCGCCGCGTCGCCGACGAAGTCCAAATGCCGACCCAATACGGCACCTTCCGGGCGATCACGTACGAGAGCATTCTTGACGGCGAGCATCATGTCGCCCTCGTGAAAGGCGATATCACGACACCGGAGCCGGTGCTGGTTCGCGTTCACTCTGAATGCTTGACGGGGGATGTCTTCGGGTCGCTCCGCTGCGACTGCGGCGAGCAGTGGCAGCTGGCGCTCCGCCTGATCGAGGCAGCCGGTCGGGGCGTCGCAATCTACCTCCGCGGCCAAGAAGGACGCGGGATCGGTCTCCATAACAAGATGCAGGCGTATGCCCTGCAGGACCGCGGGCTTGACACCGTGGAGGCAAATCTGCAGCTGGGGTTTGCCCCGGACCTACGCGATTACGGGATCGGCGCCTCGATCCTCGCCGACCTCGGCGTGCGCGATATCAACCTCTTGACGAACAACCCGCGGAAGGTCGCTGGCATCGAAGGGTTCAACCTGCGCATTGTCGACCGAACGCCGCTTCTCGTCGCGGCGAATCCGTACAACGAGCGGTATCTCAAGACGAAGAAGGAAAAACTGCAGCACATTATGTAG
- the ilvB gene encoding biosynthetic-type acetolactate synthase large subunit: protein MRLSGAQIIMEALVREGVTTIFGYPGGAVLPIYHVMPDYPQLRHILVRHEQCAAHMADGYARVKGDVGVCIGTSGPGATNLVTGLCNAQMDSVPMIAITGQVARHFIGRDAFQECDITGVTLPIVKHNYLVRSAAELAPIFAEAFYLARSGRPGVVHIDIPKDVQLELAEFQYPTSVSLPWYEPQLEGDPEAVKRAAKLINEAKRPVIIAGHGVILSRAYAELRELAEKAQIPVVNTLLGISSFPGTHPLFLGMMGMHGMAWVNYGMGEADVIIGIGQRWDDRALGRFVDFAPQAKLIHIDIDPSEVNKNVKITAPITGDAKRVLRQLLPLIQPAQHPEWLARLDELKREHPSLEIPNTGRLMPQHVARALYEVTNGEAYIATGVGQHQMWQAQFFWYDHPNRLITSGGLGTMGFALPAAMGAKLAEPDAMVWAVEGDGGFQMTLQELATCVQENIPVKIAIVDNGYLGMVRQWQELFHDNRYSQVAMIGPDYVKLAEAYGIPGFRTDRVDEVEDVLRAAMAHDGPALVHFLVEAEENCYPMVPPGAALSETIKDPRLERSLARV, encoded by the coding sequence ATGCGATTGAGCGGTGCGCAAATCATTATGGAAGCCCTGGTGCGCGAGGGCGTGACGACGATCTTCGGGTATCCAGGCGGTGCGGTCCTGCCGATCTACCACGTCATGCCCGACTATCCTCAACTGCGCCATATTCTCGTCCGCCACGAGCAGTGCGCAGCTCACATGGCCGACGGCTACGCCCGCGTGAAGGGCGACGTCGGCGTCTGCATCGGCACCTCAGGCCCTGGAGCGACCAACCTCGTGACCGGGCTGTGCAATGCGCAGATGGACTCAGTGCCGATGATCGCGATCACGGGCCAAGTCGCTCGGCATTTCATCGGCCGCGACGCCTTCCAAGAGTGCGATATCACCGGCGTCACGCTGCCGATTGTCAAGCACAACTATCTGGTGCGCTCGGCAGCAGAGCTGGCGCCGATCTTCGCCGAAGCGTTCTACCTCGCTCGCAGCGGCCGGCCGGGCGTCGTTCATATCGATATCCCGAAAGATGTTCAGCTCGAACTGGCCGAGTTTCAGTATCCCACGAGCGTTTCGCTCCCTTGGTACGAGCCGCAGCTGGAAGGCGACCCTGAAGCGGTCAAGCGGGCCGCAAAACTGATCAACGAAGCGAAGCGTCCTGTCATCATCGCCGGCCATGGCGTCATCCTCTCACGCGCCTACGCCGAGCTGCGCGAGTTGGCAGAAAAGGCCCAAATTCCGGTGGTCAATACGCTGCTCGGCATTTCGAGCTTTCCCGGCACCCATCCCCTCTTCCTCGGCATGATGGGAATGCACGGCATGGCCTGGGTGAACTACGGGATGGGCGAGGCCGACGTCATTATCGGAATCGGCCAGCGATGGGACGACCGGGCGCTGGGCCGCTTCGTTGACTTCGCGCCGCAGGCGAAGCTGATCCATATCGACATCGACCCGAGCGAAGTCAATAAAAATGTCAAGATCACTGCTCCTATCACGGGCGACGCGAAGCGGGTCCTCCGCCAGCTCCTCCCTCTCATTCAGCCGGCGCAGCACCCCGAGTGGCTGGCGCGGCTCGATGAATTGAAGCGAGAGCATCCCTCGCTCGAGATCCCGAACACGGGTCGGCTGATGCCGCAGCACGTTGCGCGCGCGCTCTACGAGGTGACAAACGGCGAAGCCTATATCGCCACAGGGGTCGGCCAGCACCAGATGTGGCAGGCGCAGTTCTTCTGGTATGACCACCCGAACCGGCTGATCACCTCGGGCGGGCTGGGGACGATGGGCTTCGCTCTGCCCGCCGCGATGGGCGCTAAGCTGGCGGAGCCGGACGCGATGGTCTGGGCGGTCGAAGGGGATGGCGGTTTCCAGATGACGCTCCAAGAACTGGCGACCTGTGTCCAAGAGAACATCCCGGTCAAGATTGCGATCGTGGACAACGGCTATCTCGGCATGGTGCGCCAGTGGCAAGAGCTGTTCCACGACAATCGCTATTCGCAGGTGGCCATGATCGGCCCCGACTACGTCAAGCTCGCGGAGGCGTACGGCATCCCCGGCTTCCGCACCGACCGGGTCGATGAGGTCGAGGATGTGCTGCGCGCCGCGATGGCGCACGACGGCCCAGCGCTCGTGCACTTCCTCGTCGAAGCAGAAGAAAACTGCTACCCGATGGTGCCTCCTGGCGCGGCGCTCTCCGAAACGATCAAAGACCCGCGCCTTGAGCGCTCGCTCGCTCGCGTCTAA
- a CDS encoding MFS transporter, translating into MTDEHPSPSAATADVASGRIATPTTPPERSGREVARAIALAAGGAGCFMLVHTATFPTLPIYLSLRGASDADIALIIGMIGIVSIAFRPLTGWLIDAWGRRQMMATALLSVAGVAAGYGFAAQLFQLGLFRAVQGMNVGVMNAAVTTYVSDIAPGRRRAEFLGYLNAVQTTATSIGPTLGFAILLWSAPNPMSSLAFWWPDLAAFGGYNFAALFLFLLLTAAVGALLTLLAPAPPRHGGWQPLRWHRLVYRKALAPMLLMVGLTVPFASVLTYLPFSAPSKGLSNVGLYFTCQALGALAAGLTLGRLADRLGRRPVVTAGMIGASAGMGLLAVAPNAAVLLLAGVLSGFSQAGARNGIAAWTADQAPAHERGAALSTSSMGFDIGVSAGSFVLAAIVPAFGITAGWYAAASVPLVGALVAGAVLEDRRPR; encoded by the coding sequence ATGACCGACGAGCACCCCTCGCCCAGCGCGGCGACTGCCGACGTCGCCTCCGGCCGCATCGCGACGCCAACGACGCCGCCGGAGCGGAGCGGCCGCGAGGTCGCGCGCGCCATCGCTTTGGCAGCGGGCGGCGCCGGCTGCTTCATGCTCGTCCACACCGCGACCTTCCCAACCCTGCCGATCTATCTCTCGCTGCGCGGGGCAAGCGACGCCGACATCGCCCTCATCATTGGCATGATCGGCATCGTCTCGATCGCGTTCCGTCCTCTCACTGGCTGGCTGATCGATGCGTGGGGGCGCCGCCAGATGATGGCGACCGCCCTGCTCTCTGTCGCCGGCGTCGCCGCAGGCTACGGCTTTGCTGCCCAGCTGTTCCAGCTCGGGCTCTTCCGCGCCGTGCAAGGAATGAACGTCGGCGTGATGAACGCTGCCGTCACCACCTACGTCTCGGACATCGCGCCGGGGCGCCGTCGCGCTGAGTTTCTTGGCTACTTGAACGCGGTCCAGACGACCGCCACCTCGATCGGCCCGACGCTCGGCTTCGCGATCCTGCTCTGGTCGGCGCCCAATCCTATGTCGTCGCTCGCCTTCTGGTGGCCCGACCTCGCAGCGTTCGGCGGCTACAACTTCGCGGCGCTCTTTCTGTTCCTGCTGCTGACCGCCGCCGTCGGAGCGCTCCTGACTCTCCTCGCGCCAGCGCCGCCGCGACACGGCGGGTGGCAGCCGCTTCGCTGGCACCGCCTAGTCTACCGCAAGGCGCTGGCGCCGATGCTGCTGATGGTTGGGCTGACCGTGCCGTTCGCCAGCGTCCTCACGTACCTGCCGTTCTCCGCTCCAAGCAAAGGGCTGAGCAACGTCGGGCTCTATTTCACGTGCCAAGCGCTCGGGGCGCTCGCTGCCGGCCTGACCCTCGGGCGCCTCGCCGACCGGCTTGGCCGACGGCCGGTCGTTACGGCGGGAATGATCGGCGCGAGCGCAGGGATGGGACTGCTCGCGGTTGCGCCGAATGCCGCCGTCCTCCTCCTCGCCGGCGTGCTCTCCGGCTTCTCTCAAGCAGGGGCACGGAACGGCATCGCTGCTTGGACGGCCGACCAGGCGCCCGCCCACGAGCGCGGCGCCGCGCTGAGCACCTCGTCGATGGGGTTCGACATCGGCGTCTCGGCGGGCTCGTTCGTTCTCGCCGCCATCGTTCCGGCCTTCGGCATCACCGCCGGCTGGTATGCTGCGGCCAGCGTTCCCCTGGTCGGCGCGCTCGTCGCCGGCGCCGTCCTGGAAGACCGGCGGCCGCGCTAA
- a CDS encoding RNA methyltransferase has protein sequence MTEPPEGAPPLPAEEDAPAVFAAEEVGAAAPAPAPQKRSRSRRAAPEMPAAPEAAPAAEAPVSEVAPKSRSRKRRAEAAETAAPPPREESAAPTDVPPLSAVGDLAAAPERIDTAPPAPDLGAAAAERSARPVARPSEKEPIASLENERVRMVRSLHEKRHRDELGAFLIEGVRLVEEALSAGADIPLVLYDPEAVSRNSRARQLIDALGDVAIPVTDRVLRSVADTQTPQGIVGMVRVPEPAEAAPTGRLVLVLDAVQDPGNVGTILRAAVASGVNAVIIGPDCADVYSPKVVRAAMGAHFHLDLFTGLDWPQIDRMTAGRQRLVGAPVGGRVYYQVDWTRPTALIISNEAAGPSLGALRLAGGPGNGKVSIPIVGAADSLNAAVAAGVLLFEASRQVSERRGQQERGARHDRGQRPNLGRNTPFRDGPPQRDGGWRPGFDRHSGGRPFGGGQGSRPYPAGGAPRRPSDFDDEPPFRGGPPRGGRPGGGGRPSNPRPPYRGGGGRDR, from the coding sequence GTGACGGAGCCACCCGAGGGCGCGCCGCCGCTGCCTGCCGAGGAGGACGCCCCGGCCGTCTTCGCGGCCGAGGAAGTCGGCGCGGCGGCGCCAGCACCCGCTCCCCAGAAGCGCTCGCGATCACGACGCGCCGCTCCAGAGATGCCGGCGGCCCCCGAAGCCGCTCCTGCCGCTGAAGCGCCCGTCTCGGAGGTCGCGCCAAAATCGCGCTCGCGGAAACGCCGCGCTGAGGCTGCGGAGACCGCTGCGCCTCCGCCTCGTGAGGAGAGTGCCGCGCCGACAGACGTGCCGCCGCTCAGTGCCGTGGGCGACCTCGCGGCGGCACCCGAGCGCATCGACACCGCGCCGCCGGCGCCCGACCTAGGAGCCGCCGCTGCAGAGCGAAGCGCGCGCCCTGTTGCCCGCCCGTCTGAGAAGGAGCCGATCGCAAGCCTCGAGAACGAGCGCGTCCGGATGGTGCGCAGTCTTCACGAGAAGCGCCACCGCGATGAGCTCGGCGCGTTCCTCATCGAGGGAGTGCGGCTCGTTGAAGAGGCGCTCAGCGCCGGCGCCGACATCCCGCTCGTGCTCTACGACCCGGAGGCAGTTTCCCGGAACAGCCGCGCTCGCCAGTTGATCGACGCCCTCGGCGACGTGGCGATCCCGGTCACCGACCGGGTCTTGCGCAGTGTCGCCGACACCCAAACCCCGCAAGGCATCGTGGGCATGGTCCGCGTGCCGGAGCCGGCCGAAGCTGCGCCAACTGGCCGCCTCGTGCTTGTCCTCGACGCCGTCCAAGACCCCGGCAATGTCGGAACGATCTTGCGCGCCGCCGTTGCCAGCGGGGTCAATGCGGTGATTATCGGCCCCGACTGCGCCGATGTCTACAGCCCCAAGGTCGTGCGCGCAGCGATGGGCGCCCACTTCCATCTCGATCTCTTCACCGGGCTCGATTGGCCGCAGATCGATCGGATGACGGCCGGCCGGCAACGGCTCGTCGGTGCGCCGGTCGGCGGACGGGTCTACTATCAAGTTGATTGGACGCGCCCAACAGCGCTGATCATCTCCAACGAAGCCGCGGGGCCGAGCCTTGGCGCGTTGCGGCTCGCCGGCGGACCCGGCAACGGAAAAGTGTCGATCCCGATTGTCGGCGCAGCCGACTCGCTCAATGCTGCCGTTGCGGCAGGGGTCCTCTTGTTCGAGGCGTCACGCCAAGTGAGCGAGCGGCGCGGTCAGCAGGAGCGCGGCGCGCGGCACGATCGCGGCCAGCGGCCGAACCTCGGCCGCAATACCCCGTTCCGCGACGGCCCGCCCCAGCGCGATGGCGGGTGGCGTCCCGGCTTCGATCGGCACAGCGGCGGCCGGCCGTTCGGCGGAGGCCAAGGCAGCCGACCCTATCCCGCTGGCGGGGCACCGCGCCGACCAAGCGATTTTGACGACGAGCCGCCGTTCCGCGGCGGGCCGCCGCGCGGAGGACGGCCGGGCGGAGGCGGGCGCCCTTCGAATCCTCGGCCGCCCTATCGAGGCGGCGGCGGGCGCGACCGCTAG
- the rpmI gene encoding 50S ribosomal protein L35, which translates to MPKMKTHKGAARRFKITGSGKILRVHGGKSHLRRKKAARVKALFDKMIPTSPADAKRIRKLLPYA; encoded by the coding sequence ATGCCAAAGATGAAGACCCATAAGGGTGCCGCCCGTCGCTTCAAGATCACGGGCTCGGGCAAGATCCTGCGCGTCCATGGCGGCAAGAGCCACCTGCGTCGAAAAAAGGCCGCCCGGGTCAAGGCACTGTTCGACAAAATGATCCCGACGTCGCCAGCGGACGCAAAGCGAATCCGAAAGCTCCTGCCGTACGCATGA